Genomic DNA from Lactuca sativa cultivar Salinas chromosome 8, Lsat_Salinas_v11, whole genome shotgun sequence:
AAAGGAGCCCAGGTGCCTCATCCCTCTTTAATTTTGTAGTTAATATTATgaacttttttttaatataaaatcgtAAATGAAAAAGATAAATCCCCGTTAAAATAGAATTGACACCAATGTATAATATTTTACAAAATTTGTTCAAAGACACAAGAACTTGTTACATtattattaaagaaaaaaaaaaaaaaagacgacAATACCAGCTGAAACCAACATAGACATAGTCACATAAACATAGCAGCCtaatgaaaatgagatgaaggtgcACATAATTTGAAATGCTTTTGTTACTTGTCATACTGACTTGGAGTATTCCTAAAAGATGTATCTTCAGTAGACTGAATAAAGCCACAAACAATAATCGTCCATTTAACAGACCAAAACCTTGGTCGTTAaactaaatccgattttattataTGAACAAAAACATATATAGAAATTATGCTACGGCTACAGACAAATAAATATACATCAATCATGTAATATGCAAGTTGATAAAGTGAGATATACATTATACCTGGGCTTTGCTTTGGCCATTTAACCTGAGATTTCTATTATGGACTGTTATACGTGTGGAGTCAAAACTGCAAGAACAACTTGCTTAAGAACAAGTTGTTATTGACTTAAGTAAATCGCATACTTATGTTGTAAAAAGATCCATCTCATCTCATATTGTCATGATGTGGCTCGCTGCACAACTTCCTTTAACATGATGATGTCATCACGTGGATGAGCTTCTTCCACCCTAACCTCCACCTCATCCCCAACATGTGACCCTATTGACACCCATGTAGATGCCTGAAACCCAACCTGCATAATAATAGTATGCAaccaaataaattattatttgtgaattgaaacaatgatacttgattaaatgTTTGGTTGCTTTACCTCCAAAAGCAGTAAAGTTGCATTCCGATCTTTGACAAATTTAAGGATCAAGGCGCGATACTTTCTTTGTTTGGGTTGCTGTCTCAGATACTCTAGAATCCAATAGCGTAAGCTGCTACCAAACAACTTCTTTGCTATTCTAGCATTCATGTTCACAGATGCAGCCATCCCTTCCAGTTGTCCAGCTGTAAACGGAATACCATCGCCTCTCAGAAACGCCTTCACCTACaaacaaatttttaaaaattagtgACACAAAAAATATCCttaattagtttttttatttaccTGATAATGAGCAAGAAGGTCCATATATCTACGAATGGGAGACGTAAACTGGACATAACCAGGGATCCCTAAAATCCCATGGCGTATGGCCTTTCTGTAATCCATTTCAGCAGCACGCATGATTTTGATGATAGCAGAGTTTCGGACCGGGCCTTCCGGAAGATGATCAAATGCTGACGTGTCGATATTTGATTGGGGCTGGCCTCTGTAGGGTAAAGGGATCTTGTTAGAGGAACCAAATCTGGCTAAAGCTTCCCCACACAGTATCATCATCTCAGAAACAAGCCTCATTGCGGGGTCCGTTTGGTCTTCCACATATAATCGAATCGATGGTTCTGGATCATCTGGATTTTCCACTTTTATTCTAGGTTCCAATGACCCCGTCTCGAATGCACCCTATTAATCGTTTATAATTttcataattataaaaaaaaaataaaactatacTTAAATGACCAACCTGTCCTCGTCGCCATTGAAGACGTAGACTTGCGGCTTCAGAAAGAGTCCTGAGTTCCAACTCTTCTTCAAGATTTAAATGAAGAAGCTCGGATGCACTCTCGTATGTTAACATATAAGTTGGtcgaataattgaattatttacTGTGTATTCTGCAATGCTGTTACCAAGTATTGACATTGTAGTAAGCTCACAAAAATATATTTGTAGTAAGGAACTGAAATTCATATTGTTTTATTACCTGCCATCGGAATGCAAAACAACTGATACAGAAACAGCCCTGCAATTTGTTCCTTGTTTCAAGCTCATTCCTTCCATGGCGAGTTTCTCAGGGAACATCGGATACGTGGCAATTGGTAAAAAAACTGATGTTCCTCTTTGTAATGCTTCTCTACAGTTTAACAAACAATATCTAACATTAGAGTTTAAATCCTTTTTATGTAGACAATTAAATGTACCTGTCGATCATGCTTCCTGGCTGAACAAAGCTAGATGCATCAGCAACATGTATCCAGACGTTGATACGCCCATCTTGTAACTTTGTTGCACTCAGTGCATCATCAAGCTGTAAATTTTTTGTCATTTCAGATACTGGTGGTAGATTTTAATTAGATTAAAATGATGAAAGCATCTTAACCTCATCTGCTTCGTCCACGTCTATTGCGTATACTTTCAGATGTGTCAGATCTATCCTATCGTCCTACCATCAACATGCAGCAGTTAATATCTTAGATTCATGATCATGATGTTCAACATTATAGCTTGAAATAAGAAGCAAATGTACACCTTGTCTGGATCAGGTGATTCTAGAAGAAGCTTTTCAGCAGCTGACAATATCTTATCTGGAAAATCAGTACGTATGCTGAATTTCAGGAGATCAAGATTAACGTGTACTGGGAAATATCCAATATGTATGAGGAGATTTACTGCTGCAGCAGCTGTCTTTGCTAATCCCATTGCCTTCAGGATCTGATAGATGTAAACATAAAAAACACAAGACTCAACATTGCCTTTTTTTGTCTATGTAACACCCAAActtttaacaatttattattCTGTATAATAAGTTGTtggatttttatgtcattttgtgtACAGGTACTGAGAGATATGTAATGAttcaattaaattaaaagtctaaaagTACAATGCCTTAATGAGAAAAAGTAGAGTATGTGTGATGCTGGTTGTCTGAAATGGTGTTCTTCAATTAGTTAAAGACATTCAAAGATGGGTAAGCAGGTAGTTGGGTTTAggtgattaaaacactaaaccCACTATGAGATGATTCATGAAAGTGATACCTTGAGTCTTTAACCCCATTAAGGGGATGTGACTGAATACTAACACAACACTGATATGAAATAAAAATATGCTAGAAAATTACCATTCCCGCAATATTCCTTTGGCCATCATCTTTACAAGCATCTATAGCAAAAGCCTCAAGAGACTCGATTCTGTGCCAAATTCTCTCATCAACTTTCCAAGAACATTTGGAAGGTTTGCCACGTGGAGGCATTGCTTTTGCAGATTTTAGTAACTCTAGAAACTCATCAAATTCCTTATCGGCTGCCTCCTTGGCAACCAATCTACGCCTAATTTCTTCTACCTACATTTTTTACCCAATCATATTTAGTTTCAATCAGTCAATATAATTAAACAGACATCAGAAGAAATAAcaatatcattatatatataCAATGGGAATCGATCAGAAGGCATACCTGAGCAGTTGTCCGAGGACCATAAACAGAATAAGAGCCTCTACTGTCAAGCACAGTGAAATAAATTTCATCTCTTGATAGCAACAGATGTGCACAATAGCTCTCAACAGGTGCAGCACTGCCAAAAATCATCTGTAAGAATGTGAAATGGTCAACGAATAGACTTTAAAAGTCAAACATCACATTTAAGCACACATACCTCAGCCAATTCTTCAACTGTTACCGACTTGTTTGTTTCAAGAAGCTCAATCCATGCAAATTCAAGGAGTGCAGGATCCTGCAACAAATTACATAATATCCATAAGACATAGGGGCGTACATCATAGTCGTTGTATACTTGTATCAAATTCAGCAAGATCCAACCAAGTTATTCTGAGCTCTCTGATTGAAGTCTGATATCTCTGTGGTGCTGACATTATCAACACCTGGAACTATATAAGTGATCTGTTGTGGTTTAATGGAAGTTGTAACACCATTCTGCATGTTATAAACCAGAAAACAAGTCTTAACTCTTAACACCTAATATTCAACATGTTGCAGTAACTGTTTGTCTGTTTCTATACATACCTGATCAGAGACTATCCAGTTCTTCCTTCCATCAGGTTTCTGAGTTACTGCGAGCAATATCCTTTCAGAATCTTTCTTAAACTCTAGCAGCAGTCCTTTCTGCAGTACTTGCTTCCGCAATTTATCATCAACAAGCTCTTTACTGCTTGTTAATACTGATCTGAAAAGTGATTGGATAATGCACATGATAGACCAACATGTATTCAAGTCAATTTCAGTAATGTAAACTCCCAGATGACTATGTAGGGATTTCACAAATCACAAGGTAGAAATGATCACCATGCCAAATGAAGTTTGTAGATATTTTGACTTGAAGGCATGGACATGGACCAAAAAAGTTTGCTCCATGCCTATCAAAGCCACACAAATTATATACATTAATCTAACTATAGCATTTTGTAAATTGCATCGCAATAGTGGACATGGTACATTAATCATATGCTTGACCAACTTGTTTTAGATAATATTAACAATTGATATGACTGGATTGCTAATCTAGACATTAGCAACAAAAATGCTACTGATGGTTTGATGTGGAAAATGGTTAAGATGCCTTCCAAGTTCTAACTTGACGACAAGGATGAAAATTGATCTGGTACCTTGGCAGCAAGatagattgaaaaaaaaaaaaaaaaaaaaaaaaaaaacatttttcgaAGATGACTCTTTCATGGCTCAATGATGTGGATGATGAAATATATATTTGTGATTGGTGAATGATATGATaccttttttatatatatatatttacttatTATCTTTAATACTATCATTGTCTGTACATTTGGAAAATGGCATGGTATGGCTCATGCTCCGCGCACAGTCACTGCTATGGATCAAAGCACAAAACGATTTAGCTAACCTATAGGTTTTGAGAAGGAAGAAGAAAATGTCATCAATTATAGGGGAAAGGAGGAGTAAGCAAGTAAAGCATATATGGCAACAATTTGCAAGACATGTGACTACTCGGTATGCATCATACCAAAACACACTCAATTGACGACAAATTGAAATTCATAATGATATAAGAGAGGAGATGTACTTGTTACTGGCACGAACTGTCCTCCGCCGGCGTAAGGCTTCAAACTCTTCAAGCACGGTATCTACGAAACTTTGGGCGGAATAGCTTCTACTGCGACCGCCTTTTATGTTATGACACCCGAACACTAGCGGCTTACAAATTGAAAAACGAGAGAATTGCATATACTGAAAAGCTCGAATTTGGTGGTATCGGAACGCTACCAATGGCAGGGGCGATGGCGAAGAGGAGGATATGAGAAGTGAAATTGAATTCGCCGTTCGGACCACCATGTTTGAGCATGGAAGGTTGACAACGAGGAGCAGAGCCTGGAGTGTTGGTTCCGGTTTTCGTCTTGTTGATAAAGCTTGAATGGGTATGGGGCAAACCGGAAAGAGCCGAAGGAGCGAGTTGGACCTTTCAGCAACGTCCGAAAATAAACCCGACGACGGACCGGGTCGCagataaaataatcatattagaGGTTGGATTATTTGCGTGTTCAACGTCATTATCAATTTTTATAGATACATTTACCgtaatttattttttatctaAAGGGTAGTAATTATATATTCTTTCATAATTTATAATAATTTAATACGAAGCATGGTTATCAGTTTTCATTTATATATAATTGTCAAGTTGAATGCTTAGGACATAACATTTATTAGAAATTAGATATAATATTGGACTTTAATATAAAGTAGTAAAGTAGTGTTGtaggtattttttttttcacaattgaTCGATAAAAATAAACTATCTTATAAGTTAATTTATTGTTGCTTGGTAAAGTCATAAAAGTAATTTATTAGAGCTCATAAGATAGTTTTTTTAATAAGCTATTTTCAATAATTTTTGAAAACTTATCAAGTTCTTATAATTTCCAATATATCTTTACTTATTTATAATGCTAGTTTTTACTTTTTAATTATATATCTAAATTTCTATTTGTATTATTTTACATGTACATTATTGTTTATCAACTATATTTCTTatcaatattattattttataaactaGTTTATTAGTAGTTAGTTTTCCAACTGAAAACTAAGGTGTAAGTGTTTATATTTTTAGTGTTAACACCATAATTTGAGTTTTAATGGAAAAAATAATCTTAAAGCATCGATATCTTTTTTCCATAGACTACGATTATTTATTTGAAGTTTAGTGCATGAAAAATTATCAAAAAATAAACGGAATATAATGTTTTCTTGAAATTAACCATTAATTTTATTAAAGAATGTCCATAAGTTTTGGGATATTTTATATTTGGTTTGATTTTAATTTTCTACATCTTCAATAATTTGATTTTAAGGTCATTTCCAATGTATTGAATTTATATGAGTTCAATGGATTGATACATGTATATTCCATTTATTATACAATTTTATCTATTAAACTCTAATCTCCATTAAACTCTATACAATATAATAGATTGCAACATCatttatcattttcttttttacttattgatattttttaaataattaaatagcataaaataaaaaataaaaaactacaattaaaattaacattaattaaaattttgaataaaaaataattttaagatatatatatatatatatatatatatatatatatatatatatatatatgtgtgtgtgtgtgtgtgtgtgtgtgtatgtgtgtctgTATGTGGAGAGAGAGAGTATAAAGCCCCGTTCTATTGAATCATAGTCGAGGGTTTAAGTATCGTCGTAGATATAAATAAATTTAAGTGTTAATTTAGGAGtagattatatgttatatgttaggtgcatttcatgtacccattttgtagttttattttataaaagtacattgcatataggcttgaactcatgcattttgcacgttttcgggatttttcatgaggcaatttcattcaaatatttttgtgatatttcagggacttttggaggAAGGATATTGTTGGAGGAGGTAAATAAAAGTTGCGGACAAAATTTCAGGACCTGCGGAGCACTGAGGAGCAATATATCAAAGAAACGAAGATTTTGGCTTTACAgacgtttacacggccgtgtaaatggaagccttgcgtttacacgggccgtgtaaacgtagatTTCTACGCAATATATTTttgcgtttacgcgggccgtgtaaatgacagtgttaatttacacgggccgtgtaaacataAACATGGgttttaaagcagtttttcaccattcttaaaGGGGGGAACCAACTTTttaatgggttttggtcataagacatcctatgtgctcatacaaaccctaaagctcggatctaggtttctctattgtacatactttgaatccaagacttgaaccctaattctagcatatggaaatcagaattcacatgtaaataggtttaagaacataccttgattgttatatagcaataacaatccaattcctcctcgaattgaccttggaaagcagagagtcacaagtgtcactcctctaatggctcacaaacaccataagcaagtggagaaggtataaggagagaggagggaggttagaattcgtgtttgggacttcttgggaagggatacacgaattcataaccctaggggtgtttatataggtgtagagatagggtttcagtcattatccttatctagttgattatccattaagcaaccaataagataatccttgaatccttatcatactcaaattctaaggctttccatccttaaattcgtccaccatacttataagataattcttaccttattttgtaactatctcataattacaaatcagcccctctagtttaattaattacatttgatcacaaaactaattcttaattaattattgaccaatattaattaaacaaatatgatttctcctttaatatattatccttataacatattaataaatcatattatcctctctttctatttatttctccaatcaagttgctttggtgaaggcaacccaaaaggaccatgcaccatcgggtcaagtacataccaaaatagttatggacttagacactaatccaacagtctcccacttggataagtctaataactattctgcgtatgacttcggatcccgatctgcaatcgtagctttccaaagccgctgtcaactctgatcatatcaaatacgcgtgtccttagataagggatcatatattcctccattctagatatcatatgagatggattttaaatcattctctttgtactatatctcgattttccgatttatgacgactgactaattgaacaaatcaaattagccctagcccggccgagcatttacgtttgtcatcactaaaccatcgaggggcccaaagatatcgcttttatcctactttggataaaaggaacggataaactttgatacaatgctcgcttgcactcacgcaccgaatcacacacaacaatatgttttataacaccaagttactggtgcgtttacatattatcaatgtgcaaccgatttgcaagatacaactcacacatctcggtttcaagaatataagatgttatcgtctcactaatcactcgtgatacaatccatggagtgatccaagtgagcgtgggtctaatccaatgctcaaatcacattcataagcactcatgaacgttgcagcaaacatttgcttatgtctaatactt
This window encodes:
- the LOC111917084 gene encoding ribonuclease II, chloroplastic/mitochondrial, which produces MVVRTANSISLLISSSSPSPLPLVAFRYHQIRAFQYMQFSRFSICKPLVFGCHNIKGGRSRSYSAQSFVDTVLEEFEALRRRRTVRASNKSVLTSSKELVDDKLRKQVLQKGLLLEFKKDSERILLAVTQKPDGRKNWIVSDQNGVTTSIKPQQITYIVPGVDNVSTTEISDFNQRAQNNLDPALLEFAWIELLETNKSVTVEELAEMIFGSAAPVESYCAHLLLSRDEIYFTVLDSRGSYSVYGPRTTAQVEEIRRRLVAKEAADKEFDEFLELLKSAKAMPPRGKPSKCSWKVDERIWHRIESLEAFAIDACKDDGQRNIAGMILKAMGLAKTAAAAVNLLIHIGYFPVHVNLDLLKFSIRTDFPDKILSAAEKLLLESPDPDKDDRIDLTHLKVYAIDVDEADELDDALSATKLQDGRINVWIHVADASSFVQPGSMIDREALQRGTSVFLPIATYPMFPEKLAMEGMSLKQGTNCRAVSVSVVLHSDGSIAEYTVNNSIIRPTYMLTYESASELLHLNLEEELELRTLSEAASLRLQWRRGQGAFETGSLEPRIKVENPDDPEPSIRLYVEDQTDPAMRLVSEMMILCGEALARFGSSNKIPLPYRGQPQSNIDTSAFDHLPEGPVRNSAIIKIMRAAEMDYRKAIRHGILGIPGYVQFTSPIRRYMDLLAHYQVKAFLRGDGIPFTAGQLEGMAASVNMNARIAKKLFGSSLRYWILEYLRQQPKQRKYRALILKFVKDRNATLLLLEVGFQASTWVSIGSHVGDEVEVRVEEAHPRDDIIMLKEVVQRATS